A single region of the Gorilla gorilla gorilla isolate KB3781 chromosome 1, NHGRI_mGorGor1-v2.1_pri, whole genome shotgun sequence genome encodes:
- the YIPF1 gene encoding protein YIPF1 isoform X2: MWRNSKVMNIVSYSFLEIVCVYGYSLFIYIPTAILWIIPQKAVRWILVMIALGISGSLLAMTFWPAVREDNRRVALATIVTIVLLHMLLSVGCLAYFFDAPEMDHLPTTTATPNQTVAAAKSS; the protein is encoded by the exons ATGTGGAGAAACAGCAAAGTTATGAACATCGTCTCCTATTCATTTCTGGAGATTGTGTGTGTCTATGGATATTCCCTCTTCATTTATATCCCCACCGCA atACTGTGGATTATCCCCCAGAAAGCTGTTCGCTGGATTCTAGTCATGATTGCCCTGGGCATCTCAGGATCTCTCTTGGCAATGACATTTTGGCCAGCTGTTCGTGAGGATAACCGACGCGTTGCATTGGCCACAATTGTGACAATTGTGTTGCTCCATATGCTGCTTTCTGTGGGCTGCTTG GCATACTTTTTTGATGCACCAGAGATGGACCATCTCCCAACGACTACAGCTACTCCAAACCAAACAGTTGCTGCAGCCAAGTCCAGCTAA